From Phaeodactylum tricornutum CCAP 1055/1 chromosome 23, whole genome shotgun sequence, one genomic window encodes:
- a CDS encoding predicted protein: MTVATQEVSNAPLHRVWKTAVTLTIGAAVLLLGCAASSLSPTGKGGVVGASYDHLISASTVTTYSDPPLSRYLQDTDLVCQVTVFEIVNDALNGVTDSADFYECQVVLGTTLDSVRFTLELPESLAAEQKALVLDDSQDVFYVKIPNGSVDLTQASIVVPDANAISLISPPHGLAPPGRRLAAPTGTISAVVIRITDNSRSSPSFSASELYQSHFGNQVSLKWQYHKCSAGKLRIEPAPVAILDVTVNRRAASSNSQQMVQAAEQEALNVLRTRHGRSHSSLRDYAGITIFVTPPMGNWLAYASIGGGLSVYNDKWGGYIASIMHEVGHNFKLLHANERGEYQDHTGYMSGAVLGYHDAQHFPEMCFNGANHWALGWYSDKTQSVSLNNLQQPTLLSIAPFVDYQRVPGGYPVVVQIPEMNYYLQYNRAKSFNADTYEYADHVTITLQQNSATELVEAISPSDTPKFEANYGSQKVTIQICSAVAGSGNTPEHMLVSVGLNGASACNSGGGGGGGVGAPDIFTPNQDNEVCGLQSGAKCTSDGQCCSKRCRTSWDPAYNICSHDTTNPFAIDRQDVLDALNLGGSDRSRTRGGNVRSLRLQNVESTSN, from the exons ATGACCGTAGCTACTCAAGAAGTATCCAACGCCCCACTGCATCGCGTATGGAAAACAGCGGTGACGCTGACTATCGGTGCCGCAGTATTACTCCTAGGTTGCGCCGCTTCGTCCCTTAGTCCAACGGGAAAAGGAGGCGTTGTGGGCGCTTCGTACGATCATCTCATCTCCGCGAGTACCGTGACTACTTACAGCGATCCTCCTCTCTCTCGTTACCTTCAAGACACTGACTTGGTATGCCAGGTCACCGTCTTTGAAATCGTCAACGACGCCCTGAACGGTGTTACCGATTCCGCGGACTTTTATGAATGCCAGGTAGTCCTCGGAACAACCTTGGACAGCGTGCGTTTTACGCTGGAACTCCCCGAATCCCTCGCAGCGGAACAGAAGGCATTGGTACTCGACGACTCTCAAGATGTCTTTTACGTCAAGATCCCCAACGGTAGTGTGGACCTCACCCAGGCTTCCATTGTGGTTCCTGACGCCAACGCAATCTCCCTAATCTCTCCTCCGCACGGTCTTGCTCCCCCGGGACGCCGTCTTGCTGCTCCTACCGGTACCATCTCCGCAGTAGTTATTCGAATCACCGATAACAGTCGTTCCAGTCCCTCATTTTCCGCCTCGGAACTCTACCAGAGCCACTTTGGCAACCAAGTGTCTCTCAAATGGCAGTACCACAAGTGCTCCGCGGGCAAGCTCCGAATTGAACCTGCTCCCGTTGCGATTCTGGATGTCACCGTTAACCGTCGCGCTGCTTCTTCAAACTCCCAACAGATGGTGCAAGCTGCCGAACAAGAAGCTCTGAATGTACTGCGTACTCGtcacggaagaagccattCGTCATTGCGAGACTACGCCGGTATCACTATCTTTGTGACACCTCCTATGGGTAACTGGTTGGCGTACGCTTCGATTGGAGGCGGCCTCTCGGTCTACAACGATAAATGGGGAGGTTACATTGCTTCTATTATGCACGAA GTCGGACACAACTTCAAGCTTTTGCACGCCAACGAACGTGGCGAATACCAAGATCACACCGGGTACATGTCCGGAGCGGTTCTCGGATACCACGATGCTCAACACTTTCCCGAAATGTGCTTCAATGGAGCCAACCATTGGGCTCTCGGTTGGTActccgacaagacccaatcAGTCAGTCTCAACAACTTGCAACAACCGACTCTGCTTTCCATTGCGCCCTTTGTGGACTATCAACGTGTCCCTGGTGGCTACCCAGTCGTTGTCCAGATCCCCGAGATGAACTACTACCTCCAATACAATCGCGCTAAGTCCTTCAATGCCGATACGTATGAATACGCTGATCACGTTACCATCACTCTGCAGCAAAACTCTGCTACGGAACTCGTGGAAGCCATTAGTCCATCTGATACCCCCAAGTTTGAGGCCAACTACGGATCACAGAAGGTAACCATCCAAATCTGTTCCGCGGTGGCTGGAAGCGGAAATACCCCCGAGCATATGCTTGTCTCCGTTGGCCTGAATGGCGCCTCGGCCTGTAATtctggtggtggcggcggtggtggtgttggtgcACCCGACATCTTTACACCAAACCAAGACAATGAGGTTTGTGGACTGCAGAGCGGAGCCAAGTGTACTTCCGACGGGCAATGCTGTTCCAAACGGTGTCGCACTTCCTGGGATCCTGCTTACAACATTTGCAGCCACGACACCACCAACCCATTTGCGATAGACCGACAAGATGTACTGGACGCCCTGAATCTCGGCGGCTCGGACCGTTCTCGAACTCGAGGCGGCAACGTACGGAGCTTGCGTTTGCAAAATGTGGAATCTACTTCGAACTAG
- a CDS encoding predicted protein, translating into MFVRTRFRKAFHFRSCLVSTSFHIFPSRKLSFSASQNAFQVLGLPPGSPYEKVKRAFVKLALEKHPDQEGGSAEAFIAIRGAYEAIRKEISEDDSSENHADDPSAYWSPAELQEWFQRETGAFLSFEMCDKTRKEVINVYKTMSHGGKDKGGYWDMARTLAEQEERRMASGTRERTGGLPSQLIGPQSSTFNRRRRKR; encoded by the coding sequence ATGTTTGTTCGGACGCGTTTCAGAAAAGCATTTCACTTTCGATCGTGCTTGGTTTCTACGAGCTTCCATATCTTTCCCTCCCGTAAGTTGTCATTTTCGGCATCACAGAATGCCTTTCAAGTCCTTGGACTTCCACCCGGTAGTCCATACGAGAAAGTCAAGCGAGCTTTTGTCAAACTAGCCCTAGAGAAACATCCAGATCAGGAAGGAGGGTCAGCCGAGGCATTTATCGCTATTCGAGGAGCGTACGAGGCGATACGGAAAGAGATCAGTGAAGATGATTCGAGCGAGAATCACGCGGACGACCCTTCTGCCTACTGGAGTCCAGCGGAGCTACAAGAATGGTTTCAGCGAGAAACGGGCGCTTTCCTCTCCTTTGAAATGTGCGATAAGACCCGCAAAGAAGTGATAAATGTTTATAAGACCATGTCACACGGCGGGAAGGACAAGGGCGGCTATTGGGATATGGCGCGAACGCTggcggaacaagaagaacgACGCATGGCCAGTGGTACCCGCGAAAGAACTGGTGGGTTGCCCAGCCAGCTGATTGGGCCACAATCATCGACATTTAATCGACGGAGGCGAAAGCGGTGA
- a CDS encoding predicted protein → MSRGELKASQSTARTKLDVDAPYVGKTVDRRDSMGTAKLEIWRCQLTTEQRAWVGVCNILDDDEDQSVLSKDVLPPEILQAMSESVCSMQSSSIRLKSQALTDMSIGDDDISETSDDRDLKKLCGFVGSNNKMPSLMNSSFSSFQSEISEATAVSLLSQVSAKNLIVQEHVTDQALKGFLENIAQLLEKKRIESKAAIEVERPHNSDPIFEMFSWSAKKNIDQQKEQEEYTRNKHEQGEKSSLETPDEVDYGYEDHEPAPFPLEDHCQTYESGNRAISNSSSDEKPLQYSYEGDTSNPYGYGECQPSFVKATCCDGQDHLIVEKINAYHENPYLKGPPSASVVSTMNSSMPSLTSVKESEVSQGSKLMALKWTSFGDLDFEATSGVDHPFPFQLEPEGEEENVQKPVVKTKRSGKNSRKKKVKDAKKRKVKRAAQKATNPRALDRLNGCGNEEVIYMTPKPQSTKTIYGTKELPKSILSRNNPAPSPEGFPCLRKEKNRKKRYKETKSPFQAIRNRIPSLTFFGKGRRGSPTSVMNMGRQEAHFFEDFEEYVEEEWGGLLD, encoded by the coding sequence ATGAGCCGAGGCGAGCTGAAGGCGTCCCAGTCTACTGCCCGGACAAAGCTTGACGTCGATGCTCCATATGTGGGAAAGACTGTAGACCGGCGAGATTCGATGGGTACTGCTAAATTGGAAATCTGGCGTTGCCAGTTGACCACAGAACAGCGTGCTTGGGTGGGGGTTTGCAACATTctggacgatgatgaagatcAAAGCGTGCTGAGTAAGGATGTGCTTCCGCCCGAGATATTACAAGCGATGAGTGAATCTGTGTGTAGCATGCAGAGCTCTTCCATCCGCTTAAAATCGCAAGCTTTGACTGATATGAGCATCGGCGATGATGATATTTCCGAAACGTCCGATGATCGCGATTTGAAGAAGCTTTGCGGCTTTGTTGGGTCGAATAACAAAATGCCGTCATTAATGAACTCAAGTTTTTCGTCGTTCCAGTCGGAGATTTCGGAAGCCACTGCAGTGTCGTTGCTGTCACAAGTTTCTGCTAAGAATTTGATTGTACAGGAGCATGTTACAGACCAAGCGCTGAAAGGCTTTCTTGAAAACATAGCGCAACtcttggaaaagaagagAATAGAGAGCAAAGCTGCAATAGAAGTTGAGCGCCCTCACAATAGCGATCCTATTTTCGAAATGTTCTCGTGGAGTGCGAAGAAAAATATAGATCAGCAAAAGGAACAGGAAGAATACACGAGAAATAAACATGAACAAGGGGAAAAAAGTTCTCTCGAAACGCCGGACGAGGTTGACTACGGATACGAAGACCACGAGCCTGCACCTTTTCCTCTGGAAGATCATTGCCAGACTTATGAGAGCGGTAATAGAGCAATATCAAACAGTTCCAGTGACGAGAAACCGCTTCAATACTCCTACGAAGGAGACACATCCAACCCATACGGCTATGGAGAATGTCAACCTTCCTTTGTGAAAGCAACCTGCTGCGACGGACAAGATCATCTGATCGTTGAGAAAATAAATGCCTACCATGAAAACCCATACCTTAAAGGTCCACCATCCGCATCGGTTGTGAGTACAATGAACAGTTCGATGCCCAGTCTGACATCAGTTAAAGAAAGCGAAGTCTCCCAAGGGTCAAAGCTCATGGCGTTAAAATGGACGTCATTTGGTGACTTGGACTTTGAAGCGACAAGCGGCGTTGACCATCCCTTCCCGTTTCAACTAGAGCCGGAGGGAGAAGAAGAGAATGTACAGAAGCCGGTTGTGAAAACGAAGCGATCTGGGAAAAATtctcgaaagaagaaagtcaaAGACGCAAAGAAGAGGAAAGTGAAGAGAGCCGCTCAGAAAGCCACCAACCCCCGGGCTCTCGACAGACTCAACGGTTGCGGAAATGAAGAAGTTATATACATGACACCAAAGCCGCAGTCTACGAAAACAATATATGGGACAAAAGAGTTGCCGAAATCGATTCTATCCCGCAATAATCCAGCTCCTAGCCCTGAGGGATTCCCATGTCTCCGCAAAGAGAAGAACAGGAAAAAACGCTACAAGGAGACAAAGAGCCCATTTCAAGCCATACGAAACCGTATCCCCAGTTTGAccttctttggaaaaggtcGAAGAGGTTCTCCAACTTCCGTGATGAATATGGGTAGACAGGAGGctcatttcttcgaagacTTTGAAGAGTACGTTGAAGAAGAGTGGGGAGGCCTGCttgattaa
- a CDS encoding predicted protein: MEHGRVLPRRQSMGDIPTSSFRTGVAYGPVYFADFDSNLGANTDRIETLNITPRSRRVQAFRRKSTPAVSAAELDCPSFLLQSTPGQRKDTPNQITKETCSPAGRKDPTCFTTTRLHNLDHKQTNKRNSTRGRSSEQKKVSPHVKRRSSPAAQQGQRHKRERSATKLCLSVPHGLVERPQVTKCHELDISFEKYNESQEQKPKTPRKTMQKNPPNTTSLASLYRINRRHSMDSSGATQLSSAEQNPRNAPRRNSVEVAAMNTLLELVEIVAQSNGLPATNHVHSRRKDQTINASSRTLPGDMPNFPVTLKKFDRVKTSESPPLSEAQTSLAEAREKRNRHRISKSSAAAAAVLDSLSTPQRRMSSTNAAQPIRRLERNTLRGQRRQSLQHYGLKSLEPSDTFRALNDVKTIASKKSPKMCREKEKRSSVRASNLFTSKIAKSNLNAFPVVSPDRQRPGRQNPSVKMQESSSYGVSGSAGISAKISPAMERKPAKISSMIVEGHSFKQSGSELKRARNVKPKRRGSLSSGVDSDTKSVVPSLSRMRSRQSSSTKVTPQSDVRRRMVDFGW, from the coding sequence ATGGAGCATGGCAGGGTTCTCCCTCGGAGGCAAAGTATGGGAGACATTCCCACCTCCTCGTTTCGGACCGGAGTCGCCTACGGGCCAGTCTATTTCGCCGATTTCGATTCCAATCTGGGAGCGAATACGGATCGAATAGAAACGCTAAATATTACACCAAGGTCGCGGCGTGTACAGGCTTTTCGAAGAAAATCCACTCCCGCAGTTTCAGCAGCTGAGCTGGACTGCCCAAGTTTTCTGCTACAAAGTACTCCTGGACAACGAAAGGATACGCCGAATCAAATAACAAAGGAAACGTGCTCGCCAGCCGGACGAAAGGATCCCACATGCTTTACTACTACTCGCTTGCACAATCTGGACCACAAGCAAACGAACAAGAGAAATTCTACACGGGGTCGATCATCTGAACAAAAAAAGGTATCGCCTCACGTGAAGCGGCGTTCGAGTCCAGCAGCACAACAAGGACAGAGGCACAAAAGAGAGCGAAGTGCAACTAAGCTTTGTTTGTCTGTGCCGCATGGGCTTGTTGAGCGTCCACAAGTAACAAAGTGTCACGAGCTAGACATCTCCTTTGAAAAATACAACGAGAGTCAAGAACAGAAACCTAAGACACCAAGAAAGACGATGCAAAAGAACCCCCCAAACACAACGTCTCTTGCATCCTTGTATCGAATAAACCGGAGACACAGCATGGATTCATCTGGGGCAACGCAACTGTCATCGGCCGAGCAAAACCCCCGAAATGCACCACGTCGGAACAGCGTTGAAGTTGCAGCGATGAACACTCTGCTGGAGCTTGTAGAAATTGTTGCACAGTCCAACGGTTTGCCAGCAACAAATCATGTACATAGTAGGCGAAAAGATCAGACCATTAATGCTTCAAGCAGAACATTGCCTGGCGATATGCCAAACTTCCCTGTGACCCTCAAAAAGTTTGATCGAGTCAAAACGAGTGAATCGCCACCCCTTTCGGAAGCCCAGACTTCACTTGCAGAGGCTAGGGAAAAACGAAATCGACATCGTATAAGCAAGTCCAGCGCCGCTGCAGCTGCCGTCTTAGATAGTCTTTCTACCCCACAGCGGCGTATGTCATCCACGAATGCAGCGCAGCCAATACGCCGACTAGAGAGGAACACCCTACGAGGACAACGGCGTCAATCCTTGCAGCACTATGGTCTCAAATCTTTAGAGCCATCCGACACTTTCAGAGCTCTCAATGATGTAAAAACGAtcgcttccaaaaaaagCCCTAAAATGTGTCGCGAGAAGGAAAAACGCAGCTCCGTCCGCGCCAGTAATCTGTTCACTTCCAAGATAGCAAAATCCAACCTCAATGCTTTTCCCGTGGTTTCGCCGGATCGTCAAAGGCCCGGAAGACAAAATCCTTCGGTAAAGATGCAGGAGTCTAGCAGCTATGGAGTGAGTGGCTCAGCTGGCATCTCGGCGAAAATCTCACCAGCGATGGAGCGCAAGCCAGCGAAGATTTCGAGCATGATAGTTGAAGGGCACTCATTCAAGCAGTCAGGTTCTGAGCTAAAGCGAGCGCGTAACGTGAAGCCAAAACGCCGTGGATCATTGAGCAGTGGAGTTGATAGCGATACCAAGTCAGTCGTACCATCGCTGTCTAGGATGCGTAGTCGTCAATCTTCATCTACTAAGGTTACACCTCAATCGGATGTACGTCGCCGTATGGTGGACTTCGGATGGTAG
- a CDS encoding predicted protein, with the protein MISVETTQSGAPTAEWAVEKDEPRSANWDPASFEEQLQNSGSASSWKHDSKNRNKQSRLQDISFEFDSAVDKEQPWPFDSSPCAWRAKVPNTNEKINQQLYDLTFVARNNCDKKVDDMYEKTHVCPKEICGFSPCSDSSTSSSDKSGGHSFCGDIDDASGFHSRNTCASSSRRSQRSDHLLKLASGPHRREQSYYQTLAWNRRTESMDSNDALDCNFEYSPPTKPSGSRTHKRSGSETNVRKRIDKSNQNGQDPLAASCHGQIETKIRKNVRRKTTRDKDALSATCHGQIEQIEQTVSKVRRSSRRPKRREEDDPVAMPGEQIQPVQTIRNDNVALSTSSAKGQSEYGADLGGASVHGTVSISRVRSNTQTRCIDPLRNASKRKEIKVKADHQGQKSRGMPTVHNQCSEESSHGRNVDNKELNISRSSGRHKMRQERSSLQPSAAQHQKPVSSRILSNSRSSRHLIRSGSSKSMDDSSSRIRSGPQSASRSTSFLEPKDTQVNQSSDRIETDSDEEFAIDGLGSRTKDISMDRLGSARSMLRRRPNIIGPRRDLLVLLKEKKAFSKNDFMNKENRRLLHFITYERQMGVSMKALHRTIKKEMAETCSDLGKRGVPIEKVVSQSD; encoded by the coding sequence ATGATATCGGTGGAAACAACGCAGAGCGGAGCTCCTACAGCGGAATGGGCGGTGGAGAAGGACGAGCCACGGTCGGCCAACTGGGATCCCGCATCATTCGAAGAACAGTTACAAAATAGTGGGAGCGCTTCCTCGTGGAAACATGACTCCAAAAATagaaacaaacaaagtcGTCTCCAGGATATATCCTTTGAATTTGATTCGGCAGTGGATAAGGAGCAGCCGTGGCCGTTTGACTCAAGCCCCTGCGCTTGGCGAGCAAAAGTGCCTAATACGAATGAGAAAATCAACCAGCAGCTCTATGATCTCACGTTTGTTGCAAGGAACAACTGCGACAAAAAAGTTGATGACATGTATGAAAAAACGCACGTTTGCCCAAAAGAAATCTGCGGCTTCTCTCCTTGTAGCGACAGCAGTACCTCCAGCAGTGACAAAAGCGGAGGCCATTCGTTCTGTGGAGACATTGATGATGCATCTGGTTTCCACTCACGCAATACGTGTGCTTCGTCGTCTAGACGGTCGCAAAGGAGCGACCACCTATTGAAACTTGCAAGTGGACCACACCGACGGGAACAATCCTACTATCAAACATTGGCTTGGAATCGCAGGACGGAGTCCATGGATTCAAATGATGCCTTGGATTGTAACTTCGAGTATTCGCCTCCGACGAAACCGTCAGGCTCACGTACACATAAGCGATCAGGCTCTGAGACCAACGTAAGGAAGAGAATCGATAAAAGCAATCAGAATGGACAAGACCCGCTGGCTGCTTCTTGCCATGGCCAGATAGAGACTAAAATCAGGAAAAATGTGCGCCGAAAAACAACTAGAGATAAAGATGCCTTGTCAGCTACATGCCATGGGCAGATTGAGCAAATCGAGCAGACAGTCAGCAAAGTTCGTCGCTCGAGTCGTCGTCCAAAACGCCGAGAAGAGGATGACCCAGTTGCAATGCCCGGCGAGCAAATTCAACCGGTTCAAACAATACGGAACGACAACGTTGCATTGTCGACGTCTTCGGCAAAAGGCCAAAGCGAATATGGTGCGGATCTAGGAGGGGCATCTGTTCACGGTACGGTCTCTATCAGCCGCGTCCGCAGCAACACACAGACGCGTTGTATCGATCCGTTGCGGAACGCttcaaaacgaaaagagaTCAAGGTCAAGGCGGACCATCAAGGACAAAAGAGTCGTGGCATGCCCACTGTACATAATCAGTGCTCAGAGGAATCTAGCCATGGAAGAAATGTCGACAACAAAGAGTTGAATATTTCGCGATCTTCAGGCCGTCACAAAATGCGACAGGAACGGTCTTCCTTGCAACCTTCGGCTGCGCAGCACCAGAAGCCAGTATCCTCGCGAATTTTGAGCAACTCAAGATCATCTCGACATCTGATTCGCTCTGGATCTTCCAAAAGCATGGACGACTCAAGCTCTCGGATAAGATCAGGTCCCCAAAGCGCATCGCGTAGCACAAGCTTCTTAGAGCCAAAAGACACGCAAGTCAATCAGAGCAGCGATCGTATAGAGACTGATTCGGATGAAGAGTTCGCTATCGATGGTTTGGGATCTCGGACTAAGGATATATCCATGGATCGACTCGGGAGCGCGCGTTCCATGCTTCGTAGACGGCCAAATATCATCGGACCGCGCCGGGACCTTCTCGTTTTGTTAAAAGAAAAaaaggctttttcgaaaAACGATTTCATGAACAAAGAAAACCGACGACTTTTGCACTTCATCACGTACGAGCGGCAAATGGGTGTGTCAATGAAGGCCCTTCACAGAAccatcaaaaaggaaatggcggAGACCTGCAGTGATTTGGGGAAAAGAGGGGTCCCTATTGAAAAGGTGGTTTCCCAATCGGACTAA